One Baekduia alba genomic window, ACGGCATCGCCGCCGAGCACCACGCCGCCGGCATCGCCGCGTTCGGCGCCGGCGACGTCGCGGGCGCCGTCCGCGAGCTGGAGCTCGCGTTGGCCTTCGGGTTCGACGCCGACATCGCGAGCGACCTCGCGGTCGCGCTGCACATGGCCGGCGCCGTGGACCGCGCGGCCGCGCTGCTGCGCGAGTGCCTCGTGCAGTCGCCGGGCCACGCGGGCGCGATCGAGAACCTGGCGCTGCTCGCGGCCGGCCCGCAGGCGGCGGCGGCCTAGCGCGCGCGGACGAGCGCGGCGCCGGCGAGCAGCGCCCGCTCCGCCGCTGCCGGCACGACCGAGGTCGCGGCGCGCAGCGGCGCGGCCGCGAACGTGGAGGCCAGGGCGGCGACCGCGCCCACGGCGAACGGCGCCCGCAGCTCGCGCGGCAGGCCGCGCCGGGCCAGTCGGACCGTCTTGAGCGCCGTCGCCCCGGCGATCACCGGCAGCCCCGCTCCGCGCGCCAGCGCGAAGGCGGCGGGACGATCGAAGCCGCGCAGGCGCGCGGCGGCGACGCTGAGCCCGAGCCGGGACGCGCCAGGGACGAGCGCGCAGGCCTGCGCCAGGCCGACGACCAGCGCGTCGGCCGCCGTCGCCGCGCCGGCGTCGGTGCGCGAGCGGTCGCCGATCGCGTCGGCGAGCAGCATCGCCGCGCTGCCGAGCAGCAGTCCGAGCGCGATGCCTCGCGTCGTCCCCAGCCGCTCCTCGACCAGGTCCTCGAACAGCAGGCCGGCGAGCGCGGGCGGGATGGTCGACACGACCAGCAACGCCGGTCGCGGCGTCGGCACGAGGACCACGAGCGCCGGCAGGGTGCCGGCGTGCAACGCGATCTCGAAGGTCTTGCGCAGGTCGCCCGGCAGGTCGGCGTACGCCCATCCCGCGAGCTGGGGGACGAGCGCCGTGTGGCCCGAGGACGAGACGGGCAGCAGCTCGGCCGGGCCGTGCAGCGCGCCGAGCAGCGCCGCCTGTCCGAGCGTCAGCTTACGCGGCATCGGCCGCGGCGAGCCGCGCGCGGCGCCCGCGCCACCAGCGCACCGCGAGGTAGGCGACGCCGAGCACGATGATCGCCGCGACGCCGTAGTCGACGTAGTGCAGGCGGTCCTTCCATTCCGACCAGTTGTCGCGCGCGGCCTTGCCGACGAGCGTCAGCATCAGGATCCACGGGAGGCAGCCGGCGAACGTCAGGACGCTGAACCGCCAGAAGGGCATCCGCGCGGCGCCGGCCGGGATCGAGATGAACGTCCGGACGATCGGCAGCATGCGGCTGAAGAACACCGCCCACGAGCCCCAGCGCTCGAACCAGCGCTCGGTCAACGCGAGGTGCTCGGGCTTGACGCGGAAGACCTTGTGCCGGTCCAGCAGCTCCAGCCGGCCGTAGTAGCCGATCGCGTAGGCGATCCAGGACCCGACGAGGTTCGCGACGGTGCCGACCGCGACCGCCGCGAACAGCGAGTACTTGCCCTCGCTGACGTTGAACCCGGCGAAGAGCATCGTCGCTTCCGACGGGATCGGGATGCCGGCGCTCTCGGGCACCATCAACAGGAAGATCCCGGGCAGGCCGAGGTCGCCGACGACGTTGGTGGCGAAGTCGGCGAGCTTGTCGGTGACCGAGGCCAGGACGAGGGCGGCAGCAAGCAGCATCCGCGGCAAGGCTAGACGCTCAGGGCGCTTCGACGCGGCGCCCACAGCGGATGCTCAGGTTGCGTTCAGGCTGCGTGGGCGTGGGTCGCCCACGTGCGCTCGGCCAGCGCGCGCAGCGCAGCCATCTCCCCGACGGCAAAGCGCGGCAGGTCCTCCGGACCCCAGACGCCGCCCGTGAGCACGGCCTCGCCGAACGCGGGGCCGCCGGCCTCGACGAACACGGTGTCGGGCATCGTGTCCTCGTCGAGGTCGGCCGCGGCGATCGCGCCGCGGAGCTTCGGGACGACGTCCGCGGGCGCGCGGTCGGCGAAGAGCAGCAGCGTCGCCGGCTCGGCCGCGTCGAATGTCGTCGCGTAGGCGCGCAGGAGGTCCGGGCTGGCGATCAGCTCCTCGGCGTGGGCCAGCACGCAGAAGCGCGCCTCGGCGCCGGCGGCGTAGGACTGGACGAGCTCGGACGGCACCGGGGTCGGCCCGGGGGACACGGCGTCCTGGAAGGCGCGCTCGAGCTCCTTGGCCAGCGCGAAGCGGTCGGCCTCGGTGACGATCCCGGCGGTCACGAGGATGCGCAGGGCGATCTCGTCCTCGTCGAGCGCGCGCCACTCGACCGGCAGCTCCTCGCGGAAGGACCACGCGAGCATCGCGACGTTGCGCCAGACGACGAAGTCCAGGGGCAGAGACCCGCGGAAGCGCCATTCGCGGTCGATCGCGCGCCAGGCACCGCTCGCGCGGTCGACGACGATGTTGGACCAGACCGCGTCGAGCGCGTCACCGCGCAGCAGCGGCACGCCGGCCGCGTCCTGCTGGTCGGTGCCGAACGCGCTCTGGAGCCAGTGGGCGTACCGCCGCACGAGCTCGACGAGGCCGCTGCCGATGCCCTCGCGCGCGATGGTGCTCAGGACGTCGAAGATCGCGAGCTCGCCGTGGGCACGCTCCTCGGCGCCGAGATGGTGTTCGAACAGGCCGACCTCGACCGACTCGGCAGTGCGCCGGGCGCCGAGGGCGGGCTCCTTGACGATCGTGCCGTCGCCGGTCAGCGTCACGCGCTTGCGGAACGAGGGGCGCCGGTTGAGCGAGTAGTGACGCGCCCGCCAACCGCGCTCGATGCCGAGCCGCTGCGCGGTGCGCTGCACGTCGCCGCGGTAGGCGATCAGCAGCAGCGAGTTGGACAGGTCGGCGGTGAGCCCGGCGCGCACGACCTCGCGCTGGGCCAGGGTCTCGCTGAACGACGGTGCGCGCAGGTCCCCGCCGCGATCCGGCGCGGTGCCGATCAGCCAGTTGGCGAGGTCGGGGTCGTCGCCGGCGGCCGCGGCGTCGACGATCGTCGACGCCAGCTTGTAGTCCGGAAACGGCAGCAGCGTGTCGACGTGGTCGAAGCCGGCCTCGCGGACGAGGCGCTCCAGCTCACGGCGGTTGAACGTCACGCCGCCGCCGGTGCTGGGGTAGCCCTGGACCGAGTCGTACGGGCGCGCGGAGTGGTCCTCGAACGCGCCGTTGAGGTACTTGAGCCCGAGCCGGTTCTCGATCGCCAGGACGAGCACCGAGTCGTCGCGCAGCGACTCGTAGGCGACGCGCAGGTTGTCGGCGGCGGCGGCGTGCGGGTCCGAGGTGGAAGGGTGGTACAGGTGGCCGTACTCGAGGACGCCGATCAGCGTGACCGCGTCGAAGGCCTCGCGCTCCGCCAGCAGCGAGTAGTTGGCCGCGAACACCGAGACGTTGTCGAGGTCGTCGCAGCGGGCGGCGGCGACCGATGCGCGCTCCACGCTGCCCTCGATCGCCGAGACCGAGCCGAAGTGCTCGCCGAGCCAGCGGGTGATCGCGCCGCAGCCGGCGCCGAGCTCCAGGACCGACGCCGTCTCGGCGCCGTGGAACCCGAGGCAGTCGAACAGCGTCGACCGGTAGGGCGTCAGGTGGTAGAGCGTCGGCCAGTCGGTGACGTGCCCGGCCAGCTCGAGCGAGCCGACACTGCGGTCGGTTGCGCCCTGGAGCGCGTCGAGGAGGCGCTGCTCGATGCCGTCGAGGTAGCCGGCAGGGGTGGACGACGACGCGGGGACCCGCACCTTCGAGCCCGGGGAGGGGACGAACTCGGAGAGCTTCACACCCTTGCTATCGGCCCGGCAGAACATTTGTTGAGCGGGTCGCCGGGCTACGCTCCCTGGCGATGCCGGTCCCGCTCTTCGACCCGACCTCGTCGCAGGCGCCGCTGCGCGCCGACATCCGCGCGGCGGTCCACCGCGTCCTCGACAGCGGGCACTTCATCCTCGGTCCGGAGGTGGACGCGTTCGAGACCGAGCTGGCCGCCTACCTCGGCGCGAACCACGCGGTGGGCGTCGCCAACGGCACCGACGCGCTGACGATCGCGCTGCGCGCATTGGGCGTCGGGCCGGGCGACGAGGTCGTCGTGCCGTCGTTCACGTTCTGGGCCAGCGCCGAGGCGATCCCGCCGACCGGCGCCGTGCCGGTGTTCTGCGACGTCGACCCGGACACGCTGTGCGTCAGCGCCGAGACCGTGAAGGCCGTGCTGACGCCGAAGACCAAGGCGGTCATCGCCGTCCACCTGTTCGGCAACGTCGCGCCGGTCGCCGAGATCGAGGCGCTGGGCGTGCCGGTGGTCGAGGACGCCGCGCAGGCCGCGGGGTCGACGTCGGCCGGTGGGCGCCCCGGCGCGCTGGGCACGATCGCGACGTTCTCGTTCTACCCCTCCAAGAACCTCGGCGCGATGGGCGACGGCGGGGCGATCACGTGCAAGGACGCCGACGTGGCCGAGCGCGTCCGCACGCTGCGCTTCCACGGGTCGGCCGACAAGGTCGACTACGTCGACATCGGCTACAACAGCCGCCTCGACGAGCTGCAGGCCGCGATCCTGCGCGTGCAGCTGCCGCACCTGGACAAGTGGGGCGCGGCGCGGGCGGCGGCGGGCGACGCGTACGCCGCGGCGCTGGAGGGCGTCGTGCGGCTGCCCCGCGCGGCGGCGGGGTCGCGGCCGGCGTGGCACCTCTACGTGATCCACCACGACGAGGTCGACCGCCTGGCGGGCGCGCTCGCCGCGGCGGGCATCGGCGCGCGGTCCTACTACCGCACGCCCGTCCACGCGCAGCCGCCGATGGCGCCGTGGGCGCCGCGCGTCCCGCTGCCGGCGACCGAGCAGGCGGCGCGCACGCACCTGGCGATCCCGATGTCCGCCGCCCTCGCGCCGGCGCAGATCGCCGAGGTCTGCGAGGCGGTCAAGAGCGCGGTGCTGCCCGCGCGATAGCGTGGCGGCGCCTTGCGCGTCTGGTTCGACCTCACCAACTCGCCGCACGTCCTCGTCCTGCGTCCGCTGATCGCGGCGCTGCGCGACGACGGCGCCGAGGTCGCGGTCACCGCGCGCGACTTCGCCCAGACCGTCGCGCTGTGCGAGCGGTTCGGGATCGACTGCGACGTGATCGGCCGGCACCGCGGCGCCAAGCTCGGGGCCAAGGCCATCGGGTTGGTCGACCGGTCCTTCGCGCTGGTGAAGTACGCGCGCGGCCGGCGCTTCGACCTCGCGATCGGGCACGGGTCCAACGACATCTCGGTCGCCGCCACCGCGCTGCGGATCCCGCGGTCGACGATGTTCGACTACGAGTGGGCCAAGGTCCAGCACAACGTCAACTGCCGGCTGTGCCAGGCGGTCGTCGTGCCGGAGGCGATCCCGCCGGAGCGCCTGGACCAGTACGGCGCCAAGGGCAAGCTGCAGCGCTACGCCGGGCTGAAGGAGGAGTACTACCTCGCCGACTTCGCGGCCGACCCGGCGGTGCTCGACGAGCTGGGCGTCGACGTCCGCGAGCCGTTGGCCGTGGTCCGCACGCCGCCGGTCGTCTCGCTGTACCACCGCTTCGAGAACGACCTGTTCGCCGACGTGCTGCGCGCGCTGCGCGAGCAGGCGCAGGTTGTCGTCCTTCCCCGCGTCGACGCCCAGCGCGAGGAGCTGGCCCGCGCCGGCGGCTTCATCGTCCCCGAGCGCGCGATCGACGCGCAGTCGCTGATCGCCTACGCCGACGTCGTCGTCTCCGCCGGCGGCACGATGAACCGCGAGGCCGTCGCGCTCGGCACGCCGGTCTTCACGACCTTCGAAGGCCGCCTCGGCGCCGTCGACGAGTGGCTGATCGGCACCGGCCGCCTGCGCCAGCTCAAAGCCGCGGCCAACGTCACCGTCACCAAGCGCTCCACCACGACACCCGGCACTGACCGGATCCGCCGCGACCCGCGCGACCTGCTGGCGCTGGCGATGGCGCCGCTGACCGCGCGGCGCTGAGCGGCCTGGGGCCCGCGGCGCATCGCGGGCAGGTGCGGGCGCGCCGCCCGGCTAAGCCGCTTGCGGCCCGCGGCGCATCGCCGGACGGTGCGCGATCAGCTCGATGCGCTTGAGGATCGCCAGCGCGGCCTCCTGGCAGGCGATCGCCTGGCCGATGCCGACCTCGGGCGCGGTGCGGCGCTCGACGTACTTCAGGAACGTCGCGGCCTGGACGACGGCGGGGTCCTCGTGGGGGAGGGCGATGCGCTGGGCGATGGACTCGTGGCGGCCGGTCGTCGCGGTGGTCCTCACGGCCTCGATGACGCGGGTCTCGAGGTCGGCGCGGATCTCGGCCTGGGTCGTGGTCACCCACAGGTGGCGGACCTTCGCGCCGCCGGCGCGCGAGGCGACCAGCGAGGCGACGAGGTCGTCCTCCATCACCAGCAGCGCCTGCGCGTGGTCGACCGGGCCGCCGCGGCGGACGCGGCGGCCGGCGGCCTGGGTCGCGGCGATCGGCTCGCCGGTCAGCGCCATCACGAACTGCAGGTCGTGGACCATCAGGTCCGAGACGACGTCGAGGTCGGCCAGCGGGCCGCCGACGCCCGGGTCCATGCGGTCGACGTGGACCGCGACCAGCGTCTGGTCGGCCACCAGCGCGCGCAGCTCGCGCACCGTGGGGTCGAAGTGCTCGTCGAAGGCGACCTGGGCGACGGGACGCCGCGGCGCGCGGACGATCGCGCTGAGCAGCCCGTGGGCGAGCTCGACGGTCGGCGCCAGCGGCGGCTCGATCAGGACGTCCAGCCCGGCCTCGAGCGCGGCGCGCGCCATGCGCGGACGCGTGTCGACGACCCCGGCGACGATCGCGACGTGCGCCTCCTGGAAGGAGGGCTCCAGCGCCTCCAGCCACGGGACGCCGAGCGTCATGGCCAGCCGCTTGGCGGCTTCGGGATCGGGGTCGTAGACGCCCGCGACCAGGCAGCGATCGGCCAGCGCGCGGAACGCGCGGCCGTGACGCTCGCCGGCTGGGCCGGCGCCGAGGAGGATCGCCCTCACCATCTCACCCGGTGATCGGAACCTCCAACGGTGCCTTGAGGCCGGTGGTCGCCCTACAATGCGCCGGATGCGCCGCGCTTCCGAGCCGGAGCGATCGAGGCGATCGTTAGGATCATGGCGGATGCGCCGCGCCTTTCGCTCGGCTGCGCTTCCCCTCCATCGCCACTCGCTTCCCCAGCTGGGCATCGACGCGGCGTTGGTCGCGCTGGCCTACCTGCTCGCCTTCCGTCTCCGGTTCGACGGGGGGATCCCGAGCGACTACGGCGATCTGCTCGCCGCGACGCTGCCCTACGTCGTCGCCGCGTCGCTGCTGATCTTCACGATGTTCGGGCTCTACGAGAAGTTCTGGCGCTACGTCGGCCAGCGCGACTACGTGAACATCCTCCAGGCGGTGATCGTCGCGACGCTGTTCGTCCCGGCGTTCAACGCGCTGACGCACCCCGTCATCGTCGGCTCCGGCCGCGGCGACGTGACGCTGAGCGTCCCGACCGGCGTCCTGGGCTCGTTCTTCCTGCTCACGCTCGTGCTCGTCGGCGGCTCGCGCTTCGTCGCGCGCACGGTCTACGAGCGCCCGCTGAGCGGCTTCCGTCCGCGTCCCGGCGCCCGGCGCGTCCTGATCGTCGGCGCCGGCGACGGCGGCCGCCTGGTCCTGCGCGAGATCCTGCGCAACCCGGACCTGGGCCTGGACCCGATCGGCTTCGTCGACGACGACCCGACCAAGCACCGCATGCGCGTCGAGGGCGTGCGCGTCCTGGGCCGCACCAGCGAGCTCGCGCGGATCCTCGACGAGGCCGAGCCCGACGAGGTCACGATCGCGATTCCCTCGGCGCCCGGCACGCTGCGCGCGGCCGTGGTGTCGGCCTGCCGCGCGCGCGGCATCGCCGTCCGGACGCTGCCGACCGTCTTCGAGCTGCTCAAGACCGGGGGCGGCAACGTCGTGCGCCAGGCGCGCCCGGTCGAGGTCGAGGACATCCTGGGCCGCGAGCCGATCCGGATGGAGCTCGACCGCGTCGGGCGGTACCTCCAGAACGAGGTCGTCCTGGTCACCGGCGCCGGCGGCTCGATCGGCTCCGAGCTGTGCCGCCAGATCTCGCGCGTCGCGCC contains:
- a CDS encoding DUF354 domain-containing protein — protein: MRVWFDLTNSPHVLVLRPLIAALRDDGAEVAVTARDFAQTVALCERFGIDCDVIGRHRGAKLGAKAIGLVDRSFALVKYARGRRFDLAIGHGSNDISVAATALRIPRSTMFDYEWAKVQHNVNCRLCQAVVVPEAIPPERLDQYGAKGKLQRYAGLKEEYYLADFAADPAVLDELGVDVREPLAVVRTPPVVSLYHRFENDLFADVLRALREQAQVVVLPRVDAQREELARAGGFIVPERAIDAQSLIAYADVVVSAGGTMNREAVALGTPVFTTFEGRLGAVDEWLIGTGRLRQLKAAANVTVTKRSTTTPGTDRIRRDPRDLLALAMAPLTARR
- a CDS encoding undecaprenyl-diphosphate phosphatase — its product is MPRKLTLGQAALLGALHGPAELLPVSSSGHTALVPQLAGWAYADLPGDLRKTFEIALHAGTLPALVVLVPTPRPALLVVSTIPPALAGLLFEDLVEERLGTTRGIALGLLLGSAAMLLADAIGDRSRTDAGAATAADALVVGLAQACALVPGASRLGLSVAAARLRGFDRPAAFALARGAGLPVIAGATALKTVRLARRGLPRELRAPFAVGAVAALASTFAAAPLRAATSVVPAAAERALLAGAALVRAR
- a CDS encoding class I SAM-dependent methyltransferase, with translation MKLSEFVPSPGSKVRVPASSSTPAGYLDGIEQRLLDALQGATDRSVGSLELAGHVTDWPTLYHLTPYRSTLFDCLGFHGAETASVLELGAGCGAITRWLGEHFGSVSAIEGSVERASVAAARCDDLDNVSVFAANYSLLAEREAFDAVTLIGVLEYGHLYHPSTSDPHAAAADNLRVAYESLRDDSVLVLAIENRLGLKYLNGAFEDHSARPYDSVQGYPSTGGGVTFNRRELERLVREAGFDHVDTLLPFPDYKLASTIVDAAAAGDDPDLANWLIGTAPDRGGDLRAPSFSETLAQREVVRAGLTADLSNSLLLIAYRGDVQRTAQRLGIERGWRARHYSLNRRPSFRKRVTLTGDGTIVKEPALGARRTAESVEVGLFEHHLGAEERAHGELAIFDVLSTIAREGIGSGLVELVRRYAHWLQSAFGTDQQDAAGVPLLRGDALDAVWSNIVVDRASGAWRAIDREWRFRGSLPLDFVVWRNVAMLAWSFREELPVEWRALDEDEIALRILVTAGIVTEADRFALAKELERAFQDAVSPGPTPVPSELVQSYAAGAEARFCVLAHAEELIASPDLLRAYATTFDAAEPATLLLFADRAPADVVPKLRGAIAAADLDEDTMPDTVFVEAGGPAFGEAVLTGGVWGPEDLPRFAVGEMAALRALAERTWATHAHAA
- a CDS encoding DegT/DnrJ/EryC1/StrS family aminotransferase, which produces MPVPLFDPTSSQAPLRADIRAAVHRVLDSGHFILGPEVDAFETELAAYLGANHAVGVANGTDALTIALRALGVGPGDEVVVPSFTFWASAEAIPPTGAVPVFCDVDPDTLCVSAETVKAVLTPKTKAVIAVHLFGNVAPVAEIEALGVPVVEDAAQAAGSTSAGGRPGALGTIATFSFYPSKNLGAMGDGGAITCKDADVAERVRTLRFHGSADKVDYVDIGYNSRLDELQAAILRVQLPHLDKWGAARAAAGDAYAAALEGVVRLPRAAAGSRPAWHLYVIHHDEVDRLAGALAAAGIGARSYYRTPVHAQPPMAPWAPRVPLPATEQAARTHLAIPMSAALAPAQIAEVCEAVKSAVLPAR
- a CDS encoding DedA family protein, giving the protein MLLAAALVLASVTDKLADFATNVVGDLGLPGIFLLMVPESAGIPIPSEATMLFAGFNVSEGKYSLFAAVAVGTVANLVGSWIAYAIGYYGRLELLDRHKVFRVKPEHLALTERWFERWGSWAVFFSRMLPIVRTFISIPAGAARMPFWRFSVLTFAGCLPWILMLTLVGKAARDNWSEWKDRLHYVDYGVAAIIVLGVAYLAVRWWRGRRARLAAADAA
- a CDS encoding Gfo/Idh/MocA family protein, whose translation is MVRAILLGAGPAGERHGRAFRALADRCLVAGVYDPDPEAAKRLAMTLGVPWLEALEPSFQEAHVAIVAGVVDTRPRMARAALEAGLDVLIEPPLAPTVELAHGLLSAIVRAPRRPVAQVAFDEHFDPTVRELRALVADQTLVAVHVDRMDPGVGGPLADLDVVSDLMVHDLQFVMALTGEPIAATQAAGRRVRRGGPVDHAQALLVMEDDLVASLVASRAGGAKVRHLWVTTTQAEIRADLETRVIEAVRTTATTGRHESIAQRIALPHEDPAVVQAATFLKYVERRTAPEVGIGQAIACQEAALAILKRIELIAHRPAMRRGPQAA